In a genomic window of Halostella litorea:
- a CDS encoding 60S ribosomal export protein NMD3: MSESRAFCPRCGDAVAEREGLRPGEARSDPNLCDACYFEDFELVSAPDRIEVQVCSQCGAVHRGNRWVDVDARDYTDVAIDEVSEALGVHVDAREVTWQVDPEQVDQNTIRMHCYFTGIVRETPLEEQVVVPVKISRGTCDRCGRIAGDYYASIVQVRAADRDPTAEEVERAEAIAHEVVAEMEETGDRNAFVTEATETDDGLNLKVSTNKIGRKIARRVTAEFGGSFEDHETLVTEDEDGNEVYRVTYAVRLPPFTPGDVIDPEDGDGPVLVRSVQGNLKGRRLASGEAYEASFEDGDAPEARTLGTVDDAAETTLVAVEDEHAVQVLDPETYESKTVARPDYLDPDADAVPVLKSRAGLHVLPADAVPDDE, encoded by the coding sequence TTCGAGGACTTCGAACTCGTGTCCGCGCCCGACCGCATCGAGGTGCAAGTTTGCTCGCAGTGCGGGGCGGTCCACCGCGGCAACCGCTGGGTCGACGTCGACGCCCGGGACTACACCGACGTCGCCATCGACGAGGTCAGCGAGGCGCTCGGCGTCCACGTCGACGCCCGCGAGGTGACCTGGCAGGTCGACCCCGAGCAGGTCGACCAGAACACAATCCGGATGCACTGTTACTTCACGGGGATCGTCCGCGAGACGCCCCTGGAGGAACAGGTCGTCGTCCCGGTGAAGATATCCCGGGGCACCTGCGACCGCTGTGGCCGCATCGCGGGCGACTACTACGCCAGCATCGTCCAGGTCCGCGCGGCCGACCGCGACCCGACCGCCGAGGAGGTCGAGCGGGCGGAGGCCATCGCCCACGAGGTCGTCGCCGAGATGGAGGAGACGGGCGACCGCAACGCCTTCGTCACGGAGGCGACCGAGACGGACGACGGCCTGAACCTCAAGGTGTCGACCAACAAGATCGGCCGAAAGATCGCCCGCCGGGTGACGGCGGAGTTCGGCGGGTCGTTCGAGGACCACGAGACGCTCGTCACCGAGGACGAGGACGGCAACGAGGTGTACCGCGTCACCTACGCCGTCCGCCTGCCGCCGTTCACGCCGGGCGACGTGATCGACCCGGAGGACGGCGACGGCCCGGTCCTCGTCCGGAGCGTGCAGGGCAACCTGAAGGGGCGGCGGCTGGCCTCCGGCGAGGCCTACGAGGCGTCGTTCGAGGACGGCGACGCGCCCGAGGCACGGACGCTCGGTACGGTCGACGACGCGGCGGAGACGACGCTCGTCGCCGTCGAGGACGAACACGCCGTGCAGGTGTTGGACCCCGAGACGTACGAGTCGAAGACCGTCGCGCGCCCCGACTACCTCGACCCGGACGCGGACGCGGTCCCTGTGCTGAAGAGCCGGGCGGGCCTGCACGTGCTCCCGGCGGACGCCGTCCCGGACGATGAGTGA